A genomic segment from Thermoplasmataceae archaeon encodes:
- a CDS encoding LSM domain-containing protein: MIMPMKMLEDNLNRKVALLLKDNRILEGTLTGYDEYMNMVLSDVQENSETVTRKLGTVVIRGSNVVRIVAS; this comes from the coding sequence ATGATAATGCCGATGAAAATGCTGGAAGACAATCTGAACAGGAAGGTCGCGCTGCTGCTTAAAGATAATAGGATACTTGAAGGAACGCTAACAGGTTACGACGAATACATGAACATGGTGCTTTCAGATGTCCAGGAAAATTCTGAGACTGTGACGAGAAAACTGGGGACGGTCGTAATAAGGGGAAGCAACGTAGTCAGGATTGTAGCTTCCTGA
- a CDS encoding METTL5 family protein: MYTKKQLEIKLSHLELSENLNSNLEQYPTDSGNAAWVVFKAALDGNVTGKNVIDLGTGNGIFAIGASLMGASSVYAFDADSSQIAVARGNAKGLNIVFETKDVMLVHGHYDTAFMNPPFGSVSPHADTPFLSKALEVADWIYSIHNARTSEFVKSFYEERGEIIYSEFISLRMPHLYDYHTREVQNIPAIFYCVRSSK; the protein is encoded by the coding sequence TTGTACACAAAGAAACAACTTGAAATCAAGCTCAGCCATCTTGAATTGAGTGAAAATCTTAATTCAAATCTGGAACAGTATCCAACGGATTCAGGAAATGCTGCTTGGGTCGTTTTCAAAGCGGCACTTGATGGCAATGTTACTGGCAAGAATGTTATTGATCTAGGAACCGGAAATGGAATTTTTGCCATTGGAGCCAGCCTAATGGGAGCATCGTCTGTGTACGCCTTTGATGCAGACAGTTCACAGATAGCTGTTGCAAGAGGAAACGCCAAGGGTCTGAACATTGTATTTGAGACCAAAGATGTAATGCTAGTTCATGGGCATTATGACACCGCGTTCATGAATCCTCCTTTTGGATCGGTTTCCCCACACGCAGATACCCCATTTTTATCAAAAGCACTGGAAGTCGCTGATTGGATATATTCCATTCATAATGCCAGGACTTCCGAATTTGTAAAATCTTTCTACGAAGAAAGAGGGGAAATCATTTATTCCGAGTTCATAAGTCTGAGAATGCCTCATCTCTATGATTACCATACGCGCGAAGTCCAAAACATACCTGCA